A single genomic interval of Ardenticatena maritima harbors:
- a CDS encoding EF-Tu C-terminal domain-related protein: protein PGDNVNMTVELIAPVALEEGSRFAIREGGRTVGAGVITKILE, encoded by the coding sequence CCGGGCGACAACGTGAACATGACCGTGGAACTGATTGCGCCGGTGGCGTTGGAAGAAGGGTCGCGCTTCGCTATCCGCGAAGGTGGCCGCACCGTCGGCGCCGGTGTCATCACCAAGATTCTCGAATAA